The Gopherus evgoodei ecotype Sinaloan lineage chromosome 4, rGopEvg1_v1.p, whole genome shotgun sequence nucleotide sequence GGACTGGGATCTAGGATAGGGCGAGCCAGGCTCAGGGATCCAGGCTGGGAGGTGTGTATAGGAGAGCTGGGAACTAGGCCAGGGAAGGGCCAGCCAGGCTCATGTGCTCAAGGGGTGGACTAGGATTGGAAAGGGTCATCTGTGGTGCGGTGGGAATCTAGATCAGGCATGTTGGACATGGGATTGGGAAGGGGGATCTAGATCAGGGAGGTGTACAGTGGTTATCGGCAGAGGCATCTGTAGCAGGGAAGTGGGAATGTATGTGGAGTGGGAATCTggaatggggtgggaaggaggataTAGACCCAGTGTTTGTGGGGAGGTCAGCATGTGAGACGGGGATTTAGATCAGTGGTGTGGAGAACCTGCAATAGGACATGTGTGAGGGGAGTGGGCATCTCTAGTGTGTGTATGAGATCCAGGTAGGATCAAGATCAAACATGAGTTGGGGGTTGTGGAGAAGAATCTAGATCCGGCATGCTAGGCTgggatgtgtgtggaggggaatcTAGGCTGGGCATGCATGAAAGAGGATTTGGAGGGGAATCTAAACTGAGTGTGTACGGTGGAGGTGGGGTCAAAGCcaggtgtgtgtgttggaggggaatctacagtgtgtgtgtatgtggagatCGCGGCTAGACATGGCAGTGGTGGTGGAGGGGATCTAGGCCAGGTTtgggaggtgtgtgtggaggggatgtTGGCTGGAAGTGGGGAGGATCTAGGCTAGGCATGTACTTGGAGGAGGAGGGATCTGGGCCAACCAGGCATGTGGGAGAGGGATCTAGGTCAGCTGGGCTTGCTCACGTGTATGTGGGGGATCTAGGCCGGCCGAGTGAGTGGGAAATTGGGGAGGATCTAGGCCAGGCACATGCATGTGGAGAGGTTCTAGCTTGGGGGAGTCTGGGATCTAGGCCAGGGTGTGAGGAATTGGCGGGGGGGACCTGGGACTGGCAAATGTGGCTGGGGACGTAGGCTGGATGTGTAGGGGGAGAGTTGGGCTGGGTGGGCTCATTGTGTGTAGGGTTGTTCTTTAGGCTGTGAGTGTGGGGAAAGGTGCAAGGGAATCTAGGCCATGCATGGGAAGGGTGGGTAGTGTAGACTGGCTGGTGGGGGACATACATACAATGAATTGTgttggtttgggggagggggccccCGTCTCTATGGAGGAGTAGCTTCGAGCATGAAGGAATTACTGGGCTGAGATCCCAGGCCTGACAGGTGGTGGTATTCTGAGCACAGGGGGAGAGAACCCATTTTGAGGTCCACCATTAgttggggggagctggggacaTTGCAGGCTGCTCAGAGCTTGGGTCAAGGATGGAAGGTGTAACTGCTGTGGTTCTGTGACTTCCCATAAGGCAATTGTCTTGCTTGGGAATGGCTGCTTGGAGGGAGTTGTTCTTTGTTAAATGAGTCCAGCCGAGGTTGGGTCCCTGCACTGCCTCCAGAGGGCTGAATCAGTACCCAGTGGGAAGCTGTCTTTTTTGGGGTGGTTAATATGAAGAGGTGACTCTGAAAACACAACATTGTCTTGGGGGTCCTGGCTGGCTCTTTGAAAAATCCCTAGGCAGGTAGAGGGGATTTAGCTCAAGTTGTCAGATTACTAACCCAAGTGGGTCCCTGATTGCCAGCTAGCAGTTGCCTTCAGTTGCCTTTCTGGTTAGCGGAGCATCAGCAGTGCCAAGGAGTTATCCGTCCCATTCCTTGGTTTGTCTTGGAATTCATTGTCTGGCTAGATGGCGCCGTGTGCCGGTATTTTATAGTTAAAGATCCcatattggggggagggagaactcaatggtttgagcattggactggttggactagatgacctcctgaggtcccttccaaccctaatattctgtggtTCTATGATATTGTTCTCGTGTCCCTCAATGGGACTCCTAAGGATGTTTGTCCCTGTACCAGGCCTTGCCGAGACCAGTAAGATTGCAATAAATTGGTTGCTCTCTGAATCCTTTGGGGAATGGTGCATGTGGGTGAACCACATCCTGAGGCTGTGTAAAAGGACCTCCCTAGACTGCTGTTGGGCCATATATCTCTGTTACTCCTGGATTATCAAATTGAATCTTGCTCTCTGGCTCAAAATCCTAGGTTTGTGTGTTCCCCTCTTTGGGAGGGAAAGGGCCACCCCACCAAATCAAAGCAACTTCTAGCCGTGTTTGGCCGGAAGGCCCTTGCCGATGGATATGGTTTCACAACCagattttcctgttttaaaaaaatatttctcaccCCTCTCGCTGTGCGAAAGAACCACGAGAACAGGGCAAGCAGTTGTCAGATGCCCAGAGAAAAGAAACTGAAAGTCCAGGACACTTTCCTCTAGCCTTTCAGTTTCCATAATCTTAGGTGTTTCTGGTAACTGTAAGTAAACATGGCTCAGACAGAAGTGGTTACTGCTTTTTTTTAAGCAGCAGGAAGGATTTCAGGTCTCAGCCAGAGGGTGGCAGTGTAGAAAGAGCTACTACTGGGTAGGCCTAAAAGTTGAAGCCATGATTTGTGTGGCCATGTTTATGAATCTCTCTGAATTGCAGTGAAAacttttttggctgcaaacttttctctgcagcaGTTGTACCCTTAACCCGCTCGCCTCCTGCTAGTGTGGGAGAAGCAAGCCGGGAAACATTCTGCTTGTTTGCGCTGTCCAGCTAGAGTGAAATGCTCCACAGTAAGTAAACATGCCAACAGTAAATTAGCTTTTCCCACTTGGAGCCCAGTTTGCAACTTGTAGCTTCTAAATGCCTCTAAACTCAGTGCTGGCTCCGGACAACTTGCCATGAGTTGCTGGGCTGAGAAGTGTGGGACAGCTGCTTTTTTAGATTAAAGGCTTCCTTAAATAAGTCTTGGGAGCAAATGACTTCGGACGTCCCTTTGTCTTCCCTTGCCAGCTGGTGGAAGAACCCTTGTGAGTGTGAGCTTGGCCTGTGTAGGGTTGTTGGCCTGGAGAAGCATGGTCTCCTGTCGAGCTGTGCATGGTTCTTGCAGCTCCCTTGTTAGTACTACTTCAGCCTTGCGAAATGATCTGTTTGTGCAAAGTGCAGCTTACTCAGGAGAGGGGCCAGGAAGCCGTGATACATTGAGGTTCAAGCTGCTAGAGCAAACAGCTGCTCCTGTTTGGCCTGGCACAAATGATCCGTGATGTACTGTGCCTACTGTCATAGTCACCGAGAGATCGTTCCTTAAAAGCACCCATTTGGTTCCCGGTGCATGGGGGGCTGGCTATGGAAAGTGACAATTTCTAGGAAGATCTTTAAAAGGCTGCCTTGTGGCATCTGCTCCAACTGGGTGAAGCCCAGGATCAGGTCCTGGCTTGCCCAGCTCAGACTGGTGCAGGGTATCTCTTGGCAGGCTCTGTTTTGCTCTCCCACATCTTCGGTTGGTTTGCAGAGTAGCACTTTCCAGGGCGCCCAGTTGGAAGCTTCTCTGCGTCACAAGCAGGAGACACTTTGGCGCGTGTCTCTGGTGGGCAGCTCCGTTCCTcgaggacatgggggccagcggcTTGGCGTTCTGAGCTAATGCGATTGCATTGCTGGCTAATCCAGAATTTTGACTAAGTGTCTGGTCTGGCTCTTGTCCTCAGGTGACCTGGAAGGAGGCAGCTTTGTTGTTATTCCCACCAGGTGTTATTAAGTGACTTGACCTGGGTTTATTCTTCCCCTCCGTTAAGGGTTCAGGCCGGCTCCCCCATACTGGGCAGTGTTGGGCAGTGCCTTCTGCTGCCGGTGGGGGTGATTGGAGCTTGGAGCGCTCGGTCTGTGCCCGATGGAGGGGGTGGAAAGCATGTGCAGGCAGAGGCCAGGTGGGCAATGCAAAGATTCCACGGGCTGCTGCGTCCACTGCCCACCCTCTCCATGGGGGTGCTGGCTGCGCATGGTATGTGGGCCGGGAGCCTGGCTGTACTGGGGTCTGCTCTCCCCACTGCCCAAGGATGTCTAGGGAGAGCCCTGCTTTTCCAGGGATTGTGACTCTTAAAggcagggcagagcccagggccatCCAGCCATATTTCTGAGCCAGGCTTTGCTGGGTGGGCACAAGATACCAGGGGGTTGGTATTTTTCTTCCTCTCGCGAGCGTGTGTCCCGAGGCCCGGCTGTGCAGGTGCCGGCAGTCCCCACCAAGGGCACCGCAGGGCCGGACCAAGCTGAGACCCTCTGCAGCACCTGCCAGCCCGGGAAGGGCGTAGGAAGCACTAACGGAGAGTCGCGTGGCAGCAGGTCATGCTGGCTGATGAATGGGGCAGTGTTGTCACGCGGGCCTCGCTTGGCACCAGGTGCGGCTCGTGCCAAGTGGAGCTGGACGGAGAAGAGCCAGTCTTGCATCCTCTCCATCAGCAGGTCGTGGGAGAGCCCGATGCTGCTTTCACTTCGCTCTTGTCTGGCTTAGGGCTCGCTGCCTATGTCTCCGTTGCTGCAGGTGGCAGCCCTTGGCATAGTGGGCAGACCTGGTATGGGGGGGATTTTTGTTCTGCTGGTACCCACGTCCCAGCAAGCTTCCCCGCTGAAAGCACAGCAGCCTTCCAGCTCTGGGTCTGCACCCATCAACCACAACTGCTGCCTATGTTGTCAAGCCAGCTTCCAGGGCTGGAAAACCAATGCTGCTGCTGAATGGTCAATGGCCGTATTCTTCTCCAGCCATTCACTCCTGGTGCTGCTCGGCCACGGAGACTGAGTGCGTGGCAGCCGCTGCCGGCGGCTTTGTGCCTGCTTCGCTGTCCCGGCTCTGCCTTTGTAAGGCCCTGCAGAGGCGGGGTAGCGGCTCTGTCTCCCAGAACTGGCTGTGTTCACCCAGGCACTGGACAGAGGCTCTGATTTGGTTGGGGAGAAACTCCCGGCACAGCTGCCCctttgctgctgccagggctgggaggggctgagCTGGGCAAGTGCCCGGGGAGTGGGGGAACCCAGGACGACTTCATTTGACTTATTGTGGGCTGCCGCTGCTTGCCAGCACCAGAGAGGCTGGGGGAAGTGATTTGCATACAAATAGCCCAGCTTGGAGGGAGCACACGGCCCCCCGCACGCCAGTCAAGGGATCAGTTCAGCCTGGATCTCCAAAGCGACTCTTTGTGGATGGCCAAGGGGTGGGCCTGGCgctgggagggcaggaggggttaGCAGTGCCTCCGTTCCTGACAGTCTGTTGTTGGGGCCAACTCCTTGTAAGCCTGAGAGTGTGCGTGGCCATACTGAGCCCCCTGGCGCTGGATGACTAGGGGACAGCTTGCAGCTGTGTTTCCCCTGCCCGCAGTAACAGCCCGGGGTAGGTGTGACACTGCGCCTCCTCCGCGAACAGCTGAGACGGAGCTGGCAGCGCTAGACAGAGGCCTTGTGAAGAGCAGAAGCTGGCCGGTGtctgcctgcctgggctgggagaaggggagggactgTGGTTTTCAGGCTTCAGACCTGAGAGCTCAGCTCTTTGCTTAGTGGATCCGGCGCACAGCTGGAGCGGTGATGGCAATGCCCAGCCTGTAGGTTTGGACACGCTGTGTCCCCAGTGCCCTGCTGGTAACCTCTTAGGTTGCCTGGGCTGCAGCAGCCGGGTGGCATTTGGGCCTGGTAAGAATGCTGTATACTTGTCTCCTAGAACCCGCCTGTGCCAGCTCGCCTCCAGGAACTACTTCCCCCTGGCcagtgttaagaacataagaacggccgtaccgggtcagaccaaaggtccatctagcccagtatcctgtctaccgacagtggccaatgccaggtgcctcagagggagtgaacctaacaggcaatgatcgagtgatctctctcctgccatccatctccatcctctgacaaacagaggctagggacaccattccttacccatcctggctaatagccatttatggacttaacctccatgaatgtatccagttcccttttaaacactgttatagtcctggccttcacaacctcctcaggtgaggagttccacaagttgtctgtgcgctgtgtgaagaacttccttttatttgttttaaacctgctgcctgttaatttcatgtggtggcccctagttcttgtattatggaataagaaaataacttttccttatccactttctcaacatcactcatgattttatatacctctatcatatccccccttagtctcctcttttccaagctgaagaggcctagcctctttaatctttcctcatatgggaccctctccaaacccctaatcattttagttgtccttttctgaaccttttctagtgctagaatatcttttctgaggtgaggagaccacatctgtacgcagtattcgagatgtgggcgtaccatggatttatataagggcaataatatattctcagtcttattctctaccccctttttaatgattcctaacatcctgtttgcttttttgaccgcctctttTTCAGAGGCCAGACGTGATGATCTCACAGTACCATCTGGCCCTGGAATTTAGGGGACCTGCCGGGCACGGCGATGCCTGTTGTGCACAGGTTGTGAGAAGTGGTTGGGGTTTGAGGTGATGGAGGAGGAAGCCGGGTGGTCTTAGAGTCTCCCATAGCCCCTCCAGTGTAGGCAGAGGTGGGAGGACAGAATGGGACAGAGGATCCCAGCTGAGACTGAGTCTTCCCCCTTGGCTCCGCGGGTATCTGGTGCTGAAGCTCCGTGTGCAGGAGGGACCTGTTGTTGGGGCTGACGTCTCCGTTGGCACCCAGGGGATGCCACTTTAGGTGCGTGATCTTCAGTGGCCGTTAGCTTCAGTCACCGAATGATCCTGGTAGGTTGTGAGCGTGGGGCGGGACCTCCTGCCTGGATGACAGCTCTTCCTCTGCACGCCTGACTCCAGCTTCCTTGGCCGCTGCCGCCGCTGCTCATGttcctccttctctttctttGCATGCAGCAGGGCCGCACTCCAGAGACCGCTGCCCGCCGAATGCTGCGCCATCCCAGTGCTCCCGGTGCCCTCCCcgctgggccagaccaaaggtccctaaCGCCCCGTCTTTCTGTCCTTTCCTTGCAGGCTGACAAGCGGGCGCACCACAACGCGCTGGAGCGCAAGCGCAGGGACCACATCAAAGACAGCTTCCACAGTCTGCGGGACTCCGTCCCGTCCCTCCAGGGAGAGAAGGTGAGTTTACTGAGAGAGCTGgcccccagcctggcccggctTCCTCCTACGCAAGCTCTGCCGGCCGCCCTGCAGCCCCGGCTTAGAGCCATGGGCCAAGAGTAACCCAGTGAGACCCACCCCGGGCGAGTGCCACCAGAGGCTGAGATCCAGAGCCTGCGGTCAGTGTGGGGAGGCACCTGGAGTGTGTTCTATGCTGGGTGCCTGAGTACCAGGAGTGAGGGGGCATCTGAGGAAATGTGACAGCCGCTGACACACCAGGGATCGAATCGAGGCCCTccagagctggaagcctgagctgCTCCTGCTTGAGCTAAAAGACCAGGGCGCCGGAGCTGGCGGCTGTCCCAGGCTGGTATCCTCAGTGGATCGGCACAGAGGGGCCCCGGCACACCAGGGGGTATCCCAGGTGAGGTGGGAGCAGAGTCGGACTCCGGAGGAAAGGCGCAGAGTTGGACAGGGTAGGTTGATCTGAGGGAGGAGTGGTACAAGGGTATTGCTAGGAGAGCTGCATTGCTGCCTAGATCCCATGGTCTGAGCGTTCGGAAGGGGATGCGGGCTGCCTGTCCTGCCACATCCTCTCGACGGCTGGTGCTGTCTCCCCAGTGGCCACCAGCAGAGCACCCTGTTCTCCTCCAGAGCCGCTGCTCTGTCCCCTGTGAGCCCAGAattccctcctcctcccgccCGCAGCTGTGGCTGTGCCACGCTGGGCTGGCGCTCATCCAGCACCTCGCTGGGGCAGGCTGCGGGCAGGGCTTGCTCCTCCTCCTGGCCACACGTCGTCTCCCCGCCGCATGGAGACTTGGCCTGGCACCGTGACTGTCCCAGCACAGCTTGATGCCCAAACACTTCAAGTCGCCCAAGTCAGCCTGCTCTCCCCTGGCGGGAACCTGGCGCTGGGCTGTGGCCGGCCTGCTGGGAGCCTTGGGTGGCTTGGCTGCATGGCCCAGGAGACAGCAGCAAAGGTGCATGCGCTGGAGACTGGGAGCCTTGATGTAGGTGGGCATCTTCTGGCCTGCCGTGGGCAGGGCCCTGTCTCTCCTGAGACGTCTTAGTGCCAGACACGTCGTGATGGGGCTTCCCTAAGGCCGGCTGTGCTGCCTCCAGCCTCGGGCAGGCAGCTGGTGGCGCTGGGTCAGAGCGGGCAGTGTCTTGCTGCCCTGAGAATGGCTGGGGCGCAGCACTGCTTTGGGTTTGAACCTGCCCTGCAGCTTCCTGCTCCATTACTATGGGGTCATCCTGTCCCCCCCCGGacaccacctgcaccccctgccctggtcTCTGGCACCCAGTTCTTCTGGGTTGGCtggcaggggagagctgggggttGCCGGGAGGAGGCCCCGTGGGTTGGAaaagccaggctctgccctgtgTTGTTTGAAAGGGAGTCGGAGCTGGCACCGGCTCTGAGCTAGGAGGCTAAGGAGGGCCGGGGGTCCCTTCAGACTGCGGGTGGTGTTAGCTCTCCATCAGAGCTCTGTGGAAGGAACGAGGAAGCGCCTATGGAAAGGCCAGAGCGCTGTTTGGAGGCTCCGGGCCAGGCACACGTCCTGCAGGGCAGCAATCCTGGGTGCAGTCAGGTCAATGACGCTGTATCGCAGCCCTGGACAGACCCATCCTTCGTCATTCAGGCTTGAGCTGAGAACGGGGGCCTGCAGTTGAATCCCGAGGCCTTGCCTAGGCCCTGATTTGCGGCcctgtggcagctgctggctgcttAGCACAGCAAGTCAGGCCAGTCACTGGGCTGCTGAAATCCGGAGGCAGGAGCCCCCTGCTTTTGGAAATCTCAGCTGGGGAGATGCTGGGGTGATGCTGTCTCAGCAGAGGGAGGCGCTGAGCGTTGCTGCCCCATGCAGAGCTCATGATGTGAAATTCCCTGCTGCGTTTTAAAGAGCTCCAACAAGAGAACCCCATCCTGTGTAACTGTAATATGTGCACCTGGGTCATGGGCTGGGCTCGAACCTGGGACCCACTTGTCCCCAGCCCAGAGGAGTGACTCCGCTCACTGCTCTCGGTAGGAAGCTGTTATCCTCACCCCAGCTTCCAAAGGGTGATGTGATGCACTCTGCCAGTGGGTTACATGGGTGTTTGCTAGACACCAATAGACCGCTGGGAACTAGGCTTCCTGGGTGGGGAGTATGGCTCGGTGACTGGCGCAGGGGCGGAGTTAGGATTAGGAGGAGGCATTGAGATTACTTAGGACCCTTTCGTCTGTGGTCCACACAGCGCTTTGCAGGTGGCTCTGCAGGAGCAGTCTCTTATAGAAACCTGTACCAAGCACTTAGATTTTGCAGCTGCTTTGTGAGAGGGACTGAGACCTGGCTTCTCTGCCCACCTGTGCCCGAAGTGACTGTGCTCTCTCAAATCCTCATTGCCTCTCCTGTCAAATGAGGAGGACCCACGCTTGACTGCTCCCTAAAGCAAAGGCCTTGCTCAGTAAAGGTATAGAAGTAACACCAGTCAGATAGACAAGGGACTGGagctcctgactcccaacccAGTGCACCGTCCTCTAGGCCCAAAGTTATTGAAGAGGAGCTGGAGGATCACGGTTTGTTTTGCTTTAGTTCTGTCTGTCACGTGGCTACGGTACAGCAGGGGCTAGGCGCAGGCCGCTGGAGCACGCGGGAGACTGAGAGCGAGCATCTGACGTGTTCTCCTGATTGCGAAGGAGGTTTTTCTGTGGGTTATAACTTGGGAGAGTCGAACAGGGAGGTTTTTCTGTGGGTTATAACTTGGGAGAGTTGAACAACTTGGCCAAATTGCACACGCTTTCCCAGGGATGGCGAACGGTCATATATATGGTTCCTATGCTAGATTGGGGAGATGCCCACAGcaagctggggggaaaaaattgcATCATCAAAACTTGCTGATTCTGCTCAGACTTTCCAAAAACATTCAACTGGAACTAGAGGCCAAATcttgaaaatttcaccctgaACACATAAAATGGGTCGGAGTTACAAGCAAGCGAGAACAGGGGATTATAATGGGAAAGGTCAGTCAACCTGAACGCAGGGGTTTCTACTGCTCCCCCTGTAAGCAGAGAGAACCCTTcgcatgcagccacctctggaggcCCAGCAACGCTGTGGGAGCGTGTCAGGAAGCGCGGCACACTGTGTTCTGGGGAGCAGGCTGGGATTACCCAGGCCAGGGTGCTGGAGCGCCCCTTGCTTGGATGCAAACTGCCCAGGGGGCATTGAGTGGGTCCCCTTGGTGGGGAGGAGGCCTCTGTCCAGCCCAGCTTCCGCAAGCCCCACGCTGTCCTCACTTTGGGTGGGCTGGGGATAGCCTTCCCGGTCTCCCATCTGAGGGCTgccaaggccagattctgcttagCTTCCGAGCAGCACTGAGCTTGGACCAGCTTGTGGCGATGAGCTGCTGGGATGCCCACGTGCAGCCTGTGGAGATGGGCCAGGCTGTTAACCCACAGCTGTGAGCTCCTCCAGGCTGCCTGTTGGTCAGCAGCTGAGGCCAGCCTGGGCCTGGCCCTcctcctctgcagcagcagcgAATGGAGATGAGCTTCGGGCAGTGGGTGGCCCCAGCATGTGGTTCGGCGTTGTCAGGCACTCTGCCTTGCCAGTGACCCTCTGGTGCAGCTTTGATGGTGACTAGGGCCAGGGGGCTGCCCCTTGGACGGGGATCACTACCTCCCCCACTGGGCACCCTCCCTCCTGGGCACCAAGTGAGGCTGATCGGGTGATGAACAACTGCACTGTGGCATGTGTcagaagggcagagttaaggtgatgCCGGCAGCCTTAACCTGGTCACAGCTGGCCGGGGCAGCTGGTTTTGCAGCTGTAACATTCTTCTAATGGTGCCTTTGGGGAGAATCTCCTAGggtttggaaaagaaaaatgaggaAACAAGTGTTGCCACCCCGCTCCCTTGCCCCTATTACCAGAGTGTGGGAGCCACAGTCGTAGCCACAGCTGTACCGTTGCACACGCCCTCTCTGCCAGTGTCTGGTTGGCTTCCCAAGTAATGCCAGCCAATAGGCTTACTGCTCCACACCCGTGCAGGCGCACAGAGTGCTCCTCCTGCCCTAGGGCTGGGGCCCAGCCGAGGGCAAGCTGAGACATCGTCACTGTGTTGTGCATCCCCTGCCCTCAgcgatgggctcaggctctctgcagactcaggtagCGTCACCGTGTTGTGCACACTTGGGGCGGCTCCCCCTGCAATGGGCGTAGTCTTGCCACAGGCTCCGACTGAGCTGCTCACCCTGCCTGCTCCATGCCTAGGCCTGCCCAGCTGCCGGGCCTGACCCCCTGGCGGGGAGGAGGGGCCCAGGAGCTCCCCCACATGAACTAGGtctttattttgttgtgttttttcctACTATTGCAACAGGCATCCCGGGCCCAAATCCTCGACAAAGCCACCGAGTACATCCAGTACATGCGCCGGAAAAACCACACGCACCAGCAGGACATCGACGACCTCAAGCGCCAGAACGCGCTGCTGGAGCAGCAAGGTGAGCGGGCAGGGGGCACTCGATGCGCCTGGGCATTTCGTCGTCTGCCTGCGCCCCTGCCGGATCCGCAGCGCACAGCGGCTGGGCAGTAGGGGTGGTGGTGCTTGTTGCACTGGCGCTGGGTTTCCCCAGTCCGAACAGCCGAGACAGCTGGGCTCGGGggtgcctggggggtggggagttgtaGTCAGGTTGGGACTGGGGGGCCCGTCTGGTGGAGATTGTTGGGGGGGCTTCATTGCAGAGTGAAAAGAGCTGAATAAATAGGGATCGCGCCAGggctgcctggctccctgctggcacgggggaggggagctgccccATTGTTCTGCCCTGGCCGTCTGGCTCCCTGCTGGCACTGGGTGTAGGGAGGGGGGGATCTGCCCCACGTCTCAGCCCCTGGCTCGCCGGCTCCTTGCCGGCACTGGGTGTAGGGTGGGGGGATCTGCCCCATgtctcagccctgggcccctggcTCCCCACTGGAGCTGAGCAGGCTCTGGAGTTCTCTGTGCTCGGGCCTGTCGCTGTGCGTGGCAGGGGTCAGGGCGGCCCCATGTTGGGCTTCAGCTGTGGGTGACTTCACTCCAGCTTCCCGAGGCTGCTCAGGCCGCCCTAgcctgtgctgggggcagggctggcagtgaTGGCAGCAGTGCCCACTCGGCGTTGGCACGGGCGAACCCCTCGGGCGGTGGTAGTCAGAGCCTCGGGCCTGGGCTTTGCCGCCCCCCTGGAGGTCACTCCGGAGGCCCCTTGACACTGTCCCCTCTCCCCGCAGTCCGGGCGCTGGAGAAGGCGCGGTCAAGCGCCCAGCTGCAGGCCAACTACTCGTCGGACAGCAGCCTCTACACGAACCCCAAGGGCAGCGCCATCTCCGCCTTCGACGGGGGCTCCGACTCCAGCTCCGAGTCGGAGCCGGACGAGCCTCAGAGCCGAAAGAAACTGCGCATGGAGGCCAGCTAGAGGCCTGGCCGCGACGGCCTGGCCCCGGCTGCCATTCGCCCCCTGCCCGCCCGCTCTGTAAGGACTCTCCCTTCTCTAGTAGAGGCTCTCGGACTGCAGCTTTCTGCCCCTCCCCGCCCGCCCCGCCTCGCCGGGCCTGGCAGCGTTTCCTCGGGGGGCCGCTCGGCCTTTGGATAGACTCTGGGCAGCGCTTGGCTCCAAGGAGATGCCCCAGCGATTTTCTACGAGTGTTTCTATTTATACTAACGCCCCGTGAATCTGAgccgtggggggggaggggcagagagcagCGGTGCCCGCCTGGCGCGCCCAGAGCCAGCCTCTCCTCGCCGTTCGGGGAGGGCCCCACACTGCCCTGGCAGAAGCCAGGCGTCTGACCTCCCGCTGTGATgcgcaggagggaggggaggagttttTTATCTAGGGTGAATGGTGATGAATTGCTATTTATTTCCTGCTCTCGGTTTGATCCGGCCAGACTCTGCCGCTGCCCCCGGGGCCCAGGCGACAGATTCGTAGAGTAACGATCAAATTCCCTTGCGCGCGGGCGCCCCTTGGCTGCCTGCCTTTCGGATGTAAATACACCCCAAGCATTAGAGCTGGTACTAACGGCTGCGTGGTGCTGGCCTCGGCCCAGCGGGGTGCGAAGGGGGCACCGGGGCTGGGCCTGGCGACGGCCTgcgcgtgtgtatgtgtgtgtctgtccctctctctcCGTCCTGTCTTCGCCCTGCTCCCCGTCCCTGGTCCGTGGCGTTCTCTGATCTCTAGTGCACACCATGTAGCAGGCTCCTGGCCAGGGCCTGGCTCCCTCCGGAGGAGCTGAAGTATGTTGTACATACTGCCCCAGAAGTGTCTTGCAAGTTAAGGCTTCCCCCTTTACTATGAGACTATAAATAAAATTCTTATTTTATccttcctggtggtggtggtggcatttTCTTGCCGGCATCCCTG carries:
- the MAX gene encoding protein max isoform X2, with translation MSDNDDIEVESDEEQPRFQSAADKRAHHNALERKRRDHIKDSFHSLRDSVPSLQGEKASRAQILDKATEYIQYMRRKNHTHQQDIDDLKRQNALLEQQVRALEKARSSAQLQANYSSDSSLYTNPKGSAISAFDGGSDSSSESEPDEPQSRKKLRMEAS
- the MAX gene encoding protein max isoform X1, giving the protein MSDNDDIEVESDEEQPRFQSAADKRAHHNALERKRRDHIKDSFHSLRDSVPSLQGEKQQASRAQILDKATEYIQYMRRKNHTHQQDIDDLKRQNALLEQQVRALEKARSSAQLQANYSSDSSLYTNPKGSAISAFDGGSDSSSESEPDEPQSRKKLRMEAS
- the MAX gene encoding protein max isoform X3; protein product: MSDNDDIEVESDADKRAHHNALERKRRDHIKDSFHSLRDSVPSLQGEKQQASRAQILDKATEYIQYMRRKNHTHQQDIDDLKRQNALLEQQVRALEKARSSAQLQANYSSDSSLYTNPKGSAISAFDGGSDSSSESEPDEPQSRKKLRMEAS
- the MAX gene encoding protein max isoform X4; amino-acid sequence: MSDNDDIEVESDADKRAHHNALERKRRDHIKDSFHSLRDSVPSLQGEKASRAQILDKATEYIQYMRRKNHTHQQDIDDLKRQNALLEQQVRALEKARSSAQLQANYSSDSSLYTNPKGSAISAFDGGSDSSSESEPDEPQSRKKLRMEAS